In Flavobacteriales bacterium, one genomic interval encodes:
- the gyrB gene encoding DNA topoisomerase (ATP-hydrolyzing) subunit B — protein MSDKKKAPASYSADSIQVLEGLEAVRKRPAMYIGDIGAKGYHHLVYEVVDNSIDEALAGHCDTIDVQITPTNGIRVKDNGRGIPVDMHAKEGRSALEVVMTVLHAGGKFDKDSYKVSGGLHGVGVSCVNALSSMLLAEVHRDGKVYQQEYSQGKPKYPVKEVGTTTERGTIILFQPDLTIFQVTEYNFDTLATRLRELSFLNKGIRLRLTDERKTLEDGSFHTEEFFSELGLPEFVRYLDGTRNPIIESVIHIEGEKQDIPVEIAMVYNDSYAENLHSYVNNINTHEGGTHLAGFRSGLTRTLKKYAESTGATKNLKFEIAGDDFREGLTCVISVKVQEPQFEGQTKTKLGNSEVMGAVNQAVSEMLENYLEENPKDAKLIVDKVILAATARHAAKKARELVQRKGAFSGGGLPGKLADCQSKDASASELFMVEGDSAGGTAKQGRNREFQAILPLRGKILNVEKAMQHKILENEEIRNIYTALGVFIGTEEDSKALNMTKLRYHKIVIMCDADIDGSHIQTLIMTFFFRHMQPLIEQGYLYIATPPLYLLKKGKELVYCWSDAERDREMLRMKGDKDVHVGIQRYKGLGEMNAEQLWETTMDPERRTLRQITIENGAEADRVFSMLMGDEVPPRREFIEKNAIYAKLDV, from the coding sequence ATGAGCGATAAGAAGAAGGCGCCAGCAAGTTATTCCGCAGATAGTATCCAGGTCCTCGAAGGACTCGAAGCGGTGCGTAAACGCCCGGCGATGTACATAGGCGATATCGGCGCAAAAGGATATCATCATCTGGTGTATGAAGTAGTAGATAACTCGATCGACGAAGCCCTAGCTGGTCATTGCGATACCATCGATGTACAGATCACACCGACCAACGGCATCCGCGTAAAGGACAACGGCCGTGGTATTCCGGTGGATATGCACGCCAAAGAAGGGCGTAGCGCGTTGGAGGTTGTTATGACCGTGCTCCACGCAGGTGGTAAGTTCGATAAGGACAGCTATAAAGTATCCGGTGGCTTGCACGGTGTTGGTGTGAGCTGCGTGAATGCATTGAGCAGCATGCTCCTTGCAGAAGTTCACCGCGATGGCAAAGTGTACCAACAGGAGTACAGCCAAGGAAAGCCCAAGTACCCGGTAAAGGAAGTTGGTACGACCACCGAGCGTGGCACCATCATTCTGTTCCAGCCGGATCTTACGATCTTTCAGGTAACGGAGTATAACTTCGATACCCTTGCTACACGTCTGCGTGAATTGTCGTTCCTGAACAAAGGGATCCGTTTGAGATTGACCGACGAGCGGAAGACGTTGGAGGACGGTTCATTCCACACCGAGGAATTCTTCAGTGAATTGGGCTTGCCTGAGTTCGTGCGTTACCTGGATGGAACACGTAACCCGATCATTGAATCGGTGATCCACATCGAAGGCGAAAAACAGGATATTCCCGTTGAGATCGCCATGGTCTACAACGATTCCTATGCGGAGAACCTGCACTCGTACGTGAACAACATCAACACGCACGAAGGTGGAACACACCTTGCTGGATTCCGCAGCGGACTTACGCGTACGTTGAAGAAATACGCGGAAAGCACAGGTGCAACGAAGAACCTGAAATTCGAGATCGCTGGTGATGACTTCCGCGAGGGTCTTACTTGTGTGATCAGTGTAAAAGTGCAAGAGCCTCAATTCGAGGGACAGACCAAGACCAAGCTGGGTAACAGCGAAGTGATGGGTGCCGTGAACCAGGCGGTAAGTGAAATGCTCGAGAATTACCTCGAGGAGAATCCGAAGGATGCAAAGCTGATCGTGGACAAGGTGATCCTTGCTGCAACGGCCCGGCACGCTGCTAAAAAAGCACGTGAACTTGTACAACGCAAAGGTGCCTTCTCCGGAGGTGGCCTGCCGGGTAAATTGGCCGATTGCCAAAGCAAGGATGCCAGTGCCAGCGAGCTCTTCATGGTGGAAGGAGATTCCGCTGGTGGTACGGCCAAACAAGGTCGTAACCGCGAATTCCAAGCGATCCTTCCACTGCGCGGTAAGATCCTGAACGTGGAGAAAGCCATGCAGCACAAGATCCTCGAGAACGAAGAGATCCGGAATATCTACACGGCACTTGGTGTATTCATCGGTACGGAAGAGGATAGCAAGGCTTTGAACATGACAAAGCTTCGCTACCACAAGATCGTGATCATGTGCGACGCTGACATCGACGGCAGCCACATCCAAACGCTGATCATGACCTTCTTCTTCCGGCACATGCAACCGCTGATCGAACAAGGCTATCTCTACATTGCTACTCCACCACTGTACCTTCTCAAAAAAGGAAAGGAACTCGTGTATTGCTGGAGCGATGCCGAGCGCGACCGTGAAATGCTACGCATGAAAGGCGATAAGGATGTCCACGTGGGCATACAGCGTTACAAAGGTCTGGGAGAGATGAATGCCGAGCAGCTATGGGAAACCACCATGGATCCGGAACGTCGCACCTTGCGCCAAATAACCATCGAGAATGGTGCAGAGGCCGACCGTGTTTTCAGCATGCTAATGGGTGATGAAGTACCACCACGCCGCGAGTTCATTGAGAAGAACGCGATCTACGCGAAACTGGACGTTTGA
- a CDS encoding Fic family protein produces the protein MIDIAKLRITPEILALIAGIDEFKGTWRAIGTLAPERLRALRRVATIESIGSSTRIEGSQLSDAEVERILSNLEVKSFGSRDEQEVAGYAYVMEMVFESWKHIDLTESHIQQLHRDLLKYSEKDTRHRGAYKSVSNNVVAFDGEGKEVGVVFVTASVFDTPRLMTELLEWTNEQFEHRTLHLLLVIANFIVTFLAIHPFQDGNGRLSRALTTLLLLRSGYAYVPYSSLESVIEANKEKYYLALRRTQVTIRTNEPDWEPWLIFFLKSLSKQVSNLAEKVEREKIIVATIPELSVQILDHVKQHGSVTMAGMIKLTGKSRNTLKMHFRSLVADGHLKAHGQGRGSWYGKV, from the coding sequence ATGATCGATATTGCTAAGCTTCGCATCACTCCCGAGATTCTTGCACTGATCGCCGGGATCGACGAATTCAAGGGAACTTGGCGTGCGATCGGGACCCTGGCTCCGGAGCGTTTACGGGCGCTTCGAAGAGTGGCTACCATAGAAAGCATCGGATCTTCCACGCGCATTGAAGGTAGTCAGCTTTCCGATGCAGAAGTAGAGCGGATCCTCTCCAACTTGGAAGTAAAGTCCTTTGGCTCCCGAGATGAACAAGAGGTTGCAGGCTATGCTTACGTTATGGAAATGGTGTTCGAGTCCTGGAAGCACATCGACCTAACAGAAAGCCACATTCAGCAATTGCACAGAGACCTTCTTAAATATAGCGAAAAGGACACGCGTCATCGTGGTGCGTATAAGTCCGTGTCCAACAACGTTGTTGCATTTGATGGGGAAGGAAAAGAGGTCGGGGTCGTCTTTGTCACGGCTTCGGTCTTCGACACGCCAAGACTAATGACCGAACTCCTTGAATGGACCAATGAACAATTCGAGCATAGAACGCTTCACCTGTTATTGGTCATCGCGAATTTCATTGTGACCTTTCTTGCAATACATCCTTTCCAAGATGGCAACGGTCGGTTGAGTAGAGCACTTACCACCCTATTATTGCTTCGCTCGGGTTATGCGTATGTACCTTACAGTTCGCTGGAAAGTGTAATCGAGGCCAACAAGGAAAAATATTACCTGGCCTTGCGAAGAACACAGGTCACAATTCGGACCAATGAGCCGGATTGGGAGCCTTGGCTGATCTTCTTCTTAAAGTCGTTATCGAAACAAGTGAGCAACCTAGCAGAAAAGGTAGAACGGGAAAAGATCATAGTCGCTACCATTCCCGAACTTTCCGTACAAATACTTGACCATGTAAAACAACATGGCAGCGTAACCATGGCCGGCATGATCAAGTTGACCGGTAAGAGCCGCAATACCTTAAAAATGCACTTCCGCTCCTTGGTCGCAGATGGCCACTTGAAAGCGCATGGGCAAGGCCGCGGAAGTTGGTACGGTAAGGTGTGA
- a CDS encoding gliding motility-associated C-terminal domain-containing protein, whose translation MITSLLLAVFIPLATNVNSQTIFSITEGSITSCSGAIVDSGGEGGPGYSNNEYYVATICPDSPDVGISLSFIIGNLSTAGVPTDELVIYDGNSTAAPVLGTYTGTTLSGAVAFASYANPTGCLTLEFTSNSIGTGSFAATITCFIPCLPPTAVASMSEAAPVRICPGESINFDGSASSSAGGFNIVSYEWDFADGTTATGATVDHAFMETGDYLVQLTLEDDNGCNNTNLVDLQVLVGTEPNFVGTTAGPTVCEGGTVQLNGVVNTVTWTGIPEVDLGGGVALPDNVGETFSSSIENTYLQPGATLTNINDIQSICVDMEHSFMGDLVINITCPNGQSVILHQQGGGGTFLGEPIDIDTQPDDQGTCWNYCWNASSPNGTWVDASANGMTTPSMGGNALTPGTYVPVGNMNSLLGCPLNGTWTLNITDLWGSDNGFLCNWEMNFDPSLYPDLVQFTPTIGNTTDSIAWSGPGVVVDPSNPLQATATPTEPGDQDYTLTVTDNFGCTYDTTITVIVTNAPQVGATVTLGATCSDQALLEAEIIAFPPASSTCNYTIVLHDTNGDGWTGNASITVVHDTETDDFPMPGGSTLTATFSVTTGDAMTLLYTAGSFNQDNSFEVFDNSGALVYSSPQGPGTGTLWTGTANCGPGTGPLVYTWTPAGSTTPATGQTTTAAVTVPTEVVVTVFPQDAPYCSTTDTVLVIPPSFLDNDSMVVDANCFGEEGSITILTSGPGGPWNYSWQNDLGSVIQTTQASVGDALEAPIGTFTVIVTEGPTGNGCSDTLIATIAEPPLLEWQSVPSDTTICVTGDAALNATAIGGTAPVNLVWNNGLSGNGTQTVSPLAGSVLNVVVQAVDANGCTTDSAITAITVLDYLTFDALVPDTECYGIPVPYEMMNPSGGDGNYTYNWWGIGIGTDPTAVFLNDSTGNICVSLNDGCETPPVSNCAELVILHSPDLVLTADTTLGCAPLSVRFDILDTTEMAHVSWDFGNGFGPLDSTSVTNLYTVGSVYDVGVNVLWPNGCYTDSVYVDMIEILTVPVAHFDWSPHPPTILDPVVEFYDASIPNVVAWDWDFGEFGTSTQQDTIIEFPEDIGGDYPVQLVVYNALGCSDTVRVLVRVEDEFIVYVPNAFTPNGADGNEIFRVEGNDLSPEEFSLIIFDRWGEQIFNTNDITQGWDGTLGGKGGAILPQGVYVYKLEVHALSSTNKRKVYGHVTLLR comes from the coding sequence GTGATCACTAGCCTATTGTTGGCTGTTTTCATTCCGCTGGCGACGAACGTCAATAGCCAAACGATCTTCAGTATCACCGAAGGTTCCATCACTTCGTGTAGTGGTGCGATCGTTGATAGCGGTGGTGAAGGCGGACCCGGATACAGCAATAATGAATACTATGTTGCTACGATCTGCCCGGATTCTCCCGATGTCGGGATCAGCCTATCCTTCATTATCGGCAATTTGAGCACAGCCGGAGTACCGACCGATGAGTTGGTGATCTATGATGGGAATAGCACGGCTGCACCGGTCTTGGGCACCTATACGGGAACGACATTGAGTGGGGCAGTTGCTTTTGCCAGCTATGCGAACCCGACCGGCTGCCTTACGTTGGAATTCACATCGAACAGCATAGGAACTGGATCATTTGCTGCTACGATCACCTGCTTCATTCCTTGTTTACCTCCGACCGCAGTGGCTTCCATGAGCGAAGCTGCGCCTGTTAGGATCTGTCCAGGTGAGTCAATAAATTTCGATGGTTCGGCTTCATCCTCCGCTGGTGGTTTCAACATAGTGAGCTACGAATGGGATTTCGCGGATGGAACAACAGCTACCGGAGCAACGGTGGATCATGCGTTCATGGAAACCGGAGATTATCTGGTGCAGCTGACCCTTGAAGATGACAACGGCTGTAACAATACGAATTTGGTAGACCTACAAGTGTTGGTAGGAACCGAACCAAACTTTGTTGGAACCACAGCCGGACCGACCGTTTGCGAAGGAGGAACCGTTCAGTTGAATGGTGTAGTGAATACGGTCACTTGGACAGGTATTCCGGAAGTGGACCTTGGCGGTGGAGTTGCCCTTCCTGACAATGTGGGCGAAACATTTTCGAGCAGCATCGAGAACACCTATTTGCAGCCGGGAGCCACACTTACGAACATCAATGATATCCAAAGCATCTGTGTGGATATGGAGCATTCGTTCATGGGCGACCTCGTGATCAATATTACCTGCCCGAATGGGCAAAGTGTAATACTGCACCAGCAAGGCGGAGGAGGAACGTTCCTTGGCGAGCCGATCGACATTGACACACAACCGGATGACCAAGGCACCTGTTGGAATTATTGCTGGAATGCCAGTTCACCCAATGGCACATGGGTGGATGCTTCTGCGAATGGGATGACAACTCCTTCCATGGGAGGCAACGCATTAACACCAGGCACCTATGTACCCGTTGGCAACATGAATTCGCTCTTGGGTTGCCCATTGAATGGAACCTGGACCTTGAACATCACGGACCTCTGGGGCTCGGACAATGGGTTTCTGTGCAATTGGGAAATGAACTTCGACCCAAGCCTTTACCCCGACCTTGTTCAATTCACCCCAACGATCGGTAACACTACGGATTCCATTGCTTGGTCCGGCCCCGGTGTTGTGGTGGATCCTTCAAACCCACTGCAAGCAACTGCAACGCCCACCGAACCTGGCGATCAGGATTACACACTGACCGTTACGGATAACTTCGGTTGCACATACGACACGACGATAACCGTGATTGTTACCAATGCACCGCAAGTTGGCGCTACAGTAACATTAGGAGCTACATGCAGCGATCAGGCTCTGTTGGAGGCTGAGATCATCGCCTTCCCACCTGCGTCGAGCACATGCAATTACACGATCGTATTGCATGATACCAATGGAGATGGCTGGACAGGCAACGCAAGTATTACTGTTGTGCATGACACAGAAACGGATGATTTTCCGATGCCCGGCGGTAGCACGCTCACGGCAACATTCTCGGTCACCACAGGTGATGCGATGACCTTATTGTACACTGCAGGTTCATTCAATCAGGACAACTCCTTCGAGGTATTCGACAACTCCGGTGCGTTGGTCTATAGCTCTCCACAAGGCCCCGGTACCGGTACGCTTTGGACCGGCACCGCGAACTGTGGTCCCGGCACAGGCCCACTGGTCTACACGTGGACACCGGCAGGCAGTACGACCCCTGCAACTGGTCAGACGACCACTGCGGCCGTAACCGTTCCAACGGAAGTGGTCGTTACGGTATTTCCGCAGGATGCCCCCTATTGTTCTACCACGGATACGGTCCTGGTAATTCCTCCTTCGTTCTTGGACAATGACAGTATGGTTGTGGATGCGAATTGTTTCGGAGAAGAGGGATCCATTACGATCCTGACCTCTGGGCCAGGTGGGCCGTGGAACTACAGTTGGCAGAATGACCTAGGCAGTGTTATCCAGACTACGCAAGCCTCAGTGGGAGACGCGCTCGAAGCACCAATTGGCACCTTCACCGTGATCGTTACCGAAGGACCAACAGGTAACGGGTGTAGCGATACATTGATCGCGACCATTGCTGAACCACCTTTATTGGAATGGCAGAGCGTGCCTAGCGATACTACGATCTGCGTTACCGGAGATGCTGCTCTGAACGCAACCGCAATTGGTGGTACGGCGCCGGTAAACTTGGTATGGAACAACGGGCTTAGCGGAAATGGAACACAGACCGTTAGTCCGTTGGCCGGCTCGGTCCTGAATGTTGTGGTACAAGCTGTTGATGCGAATGGTTGCACAACGGATAGTGCGATCACAGCCATTACCGTCCTTGACTATCTAACATTCGATGCACTTGTACCGGATACGGAGTGCTACGGTATTCCTGTGCCATACGAAATGATGAACCCTTCGGGTGGCGATGGCAACTATACGTACAATTGGTGGGGTATTGGGATCGGCACCGACCCAACTGCTGTTTTCCTGAACGATAGTACGGGCAACATATGCGTATCGCTGAACGATGGTTGCGAAACGCCACCGGTATCAAATTGTGCCGAGTTGGTGATCCTGCACAGTCCAGATCTGGTGTTAACAGCGGATACAACACTTGGCTGTGCGCCATTGAGCGTCCGTTTCGACATACTGGATACGACGGAAATGGCGCATGTTTCGTGGGACTTCGGAAATGGCTTTGGTCCATTGGACAGTACTAGTGTAACGAATTTGTATACCGTGGGAAGCGTGTACGATGTGGGCGTGAATGTGCTGTGGCCGAATGGTTGTTATACGGATTCCGTGTATGTGGATATGATCGAAATACTCACGGTTCCCGTTGCACATTTTGATTGGTCACCACACCCGCCGACCATTTTGGATCCAGTTGTCGAATTCTACGATGCATCCATTCCGAACGTGGTTGCGTGGGATTGGGACTTCGGCGAGTTCGGAACGAGTACACAACAGGACACGATCATTGAATTTCCGGAAGATATCGGTGGCGACTACCCTGTGCAGCTTGTTGTTTACAATGCTCTTGGATGTTCGGATACGGTCCGGGTCTTAGTGCGTGTAGAGGATGAATTCATCGTTTATGTACCGAATGCCTTCACACCGAACGGTGCAGATGGGAATGAGATATTCCGAGTTGAAGGAAATGACCTTTCACCTGAAGAGTTCAGCTTGATCATTTTCGACCGTTGGGGCGAACAGATCTTCAATACGAACGACATAACCCAAGGATGGGACGGCACACTGGGTGGAAAAGGCGGAGCCATTCTGCCACAAGGAGTGTACGTCTACAAGTTGGAAGTACACGCGTTGAGTTCCACGAACAAGCGGAAGGTCTACGGACACGTAACGCTGTTGCGTTAG
- a CDS encoding XdhC family protein, with the protein MVVLVLFYDKERSQYFERPIVNKELQFWKNALTALERGEECMVLVVVESIGSSPGRAGFKALVSSAGELHGSIGGGSMEHKLVELARSQLKTAGSLRASEEPAEVWESAGSSARDPAEVLQLSGSTENDPFLMRQIHRANEPTDRSGMICSGEQTIGFYLLKLSHQPLIKKLAEKIATGINGTLRFDHNEISLLTEPIKPGRAFLQPSATEWTYIEPLVTRPRIMILGAGHVGLALSRTMHQLGFHVHLMDDRAELNTMAQNQWAHISSVVDYASIGDVIHSDPELFVVLVSFGYRTDDLLVRQLIRKPFKYLGMMGSEAKIKTLFVGLRKDGFTAEEIGRVRAPIGLAIGSRTPEEIAISIAAEIISVRNMASNPL; encoded by the coding sequence ATGGTGGTTTTGGTTTTGTTCTACGACAAAGAAAGATCCCAGTACTTTGAACGCCCTATCGTGAACAAGGAACTTCAATTCTGGAAAAACGCATTGACCGCATTGGAACGCGGCGAGGAATGCATGGTGCTTGTCGTTGTGGAAAGCATCGGCAGTAGCCCTGGGCGTGCAGGTTTCAAAGCATTGGTATCGTCGGCAGGCGAGTTACATGGCTCCATTGGCGGCGGGAGCATGGAACATAAGTTGGTCGAGTTGGCACGGTCGCAACTCAAGACCGCAGGGTCCCTTCGTGCCTCAGAAGAGCCTGCGGAGGTTTGGGAGTCCGCAGGGTCCTCTGCGAGAGACCCGGCGGAGGTTTTACAGCTAAGCGGATCCACCGAGAACGATCCTTTTCTCATGCGCCAGATCCACCGGGCCAACGAACCAACGGACCGTTCAGGAATGATCTGTTCGGGAGAACAAACCATCGGTTTTTATCTGCTGAAACTGTCTCACCAGCCGCTGATCAAGAAGCTGGCAGAGAAGATCGCCACGGGCATTAATGGCACGTTACGATTCGACCACAACGAGATCTCGTTGCTGACCGAGCCGATCAAGCCGGGGCGAGCATTCCTTCAGCCATCTGCAACGGAATGGACCTATATCGAACCGCTTGTTACTCGACCGCGGATCATGATCCTAGGAGCAGGCCACGTAGGCTTAGCGTTAAGCAGGACCATGCACCAACTGGGATTCCATGTGCATCTTATGGATGATCGCGCCGAACTGAACACCATGGCCCAGAACCAATGGGCCCACATCAGCAGCGTGGTTGATTATGCATCCATTGGCGATGTCATTCACAGTGATCCGGAACTATTCGTGGTGTTGGTTTCATTCGGCTACAGGACCGATGATCTATTGGTACGGCAATTGATCCGAAAACCGTTCAAATACCTCGGCATGATGGGGAGCGAAGCGAAGATCAAGACCTTGTTTGTGGGATTACGGAAAGATGGCTTTACAGCGGAAGAGATCGGCCGTGTGAGGGCACCGATCGGTTTGGCCATTGGAAGCAGAACCCCCGAAGAGATCGCGATAAGTATTGCTGCGGAGATCATAAGCGTGCGAAATATGGCAAGCAATCCACTGTAA
- a CDS encoding urate hydroxylase PuuD, giving the protein MQGYAMEWLNLAVRWTHVIAGIMWIGASFYFIFLENNLNRTEGLRDELAGNLWAIHGGGFYYVEKFKVAPKEIPKHLHWFKYEAYFTWLSGFSLMFIVYYADAKAFMIDPTIATLSAPASIGIGIGSMILGWVIYDAMSRSRLVLRQDLFALVGVVVLGVITYILTHLLSGRAAYIHVGALLGTIMAGNVFFTIIPSQKALVRAAKTGQPLDASLGKKAGQRSLHNNYLTLPVVFIMLSNHFPSTFGHSGNWWILMVIMVASAGIKHYWNLLDRGIKRTWVLVVSILALVIMSMAISPAFEDTLDSAIPTTFEEANVVIQARCVQCHSANPTDDQWTTAPNGVMYDTPEQIKAMADKIMTRAVRTHTMPQGNKTNMTEEERIVLKRWILQGAQIP; this is encoded by the coding sequence ATGCAAGGTTATGCCATGGAGTGGTTGAATCTAGCGGTACGTTGGACCCACGTGATCGCGGGCATCATGTGGATCGGGGCTTCGTTCTACTTCATCTTCCTAGAGAACAACCTGAATCGAACGGAAGGCCTGCGCGATGAACTCGCAGGTAATCTCTGGGCCATTCACGGGGGCGGTTTCTACTACGTCGAGAAATTCAAGGTCGCACCGAAGGAGATCCCGAAGCACCTGCACTGGTTCAAGTATGAAGCGTATTTCACTTGGCTGAGTGGGTTCTCGCTGATGTTCATCGTCTACTACGCCGATGCGAAAGCGTTCATGATCGACCCTACGATCGCTACACTTTCTGCGCCAGCTTCGATCGGTATCGGTATTGGTTCCATGATCTTGGGTTGGGTGATCTACGATGCCATGAGCAGATCGCGTTTGGTGTTGCGACAGGATCTTTTCGCATTAGTTGGTGTGGTTGTGTTGGGTGTGATAACCTACATCCTCACGCACTTGCTTAGCGGACGTGCAGCATACATACACGTGGGTGCATTGCTTGGAACGATCATGGCGGGCAATGTATTCTTCACTATCATTCCAAGTCAGAAAGCGTTGGTGCGTGCGGCAAAGACCGGCCAGCCGTTGGATGCGTCGCTTGGCAAGAAGGCTGGACAGCGCAGCTTGCACAACAACTACCTCACGCTACCGGTTGTGTTCATCATGCTCAGCAATCACTTCCCAAGTACGTTCGGGCACAGCGGTAATTGGTGGATCCTGATGGTGATCATGGTCGCAAGCGCTGGCATAAAACATTACTGGAATTTGTTGGATCGTGGCATCAAACGCACATGGGTCCTGGTAGTTAGCATCCTAGCATTGGTGATCATGAGCATGGCAATATCCCCAGCATTCGAGGACACGTTGGATTCCGCGATCCCCACTACCTTTGAAGAAGCGAACGTGGTTATCCAAGCCCGGTGCGTGCAATGCCACAGCGCAAACCCAACGGACGATCAATGGACCACCGCACCCAACGGCGTGATGTACGATACGCCAGAACAGATCAAAGCCATGGCGGATAAGATCATGACCCGCGCTGTACGTACCCACACCATGCCCCAAGGCAACAAAACGAACATGACCGAGGAAGAACGGATCGTGTTGAAGCGATGGATCTTGCAGGGCGCTCAAATACCATGA
- the allB gene encoding allantoinase AllB, translating into MESVAIHSTRVITPTGVIEATVIIANGKISEVLKGRVESKGIPFESVGDNVIMPGVIDVHVHINEPGRTEWEGFETATKAAAAGGTTTMIEMPLNASPVTTTAAALKVKLEAAKGKMHVNCGFYGGVIPSNIDDLDELLSAGVFGIKAFLTHSGIEEFPNVTEADLRRALPILKKHDAVLLVHCELEDIRSTTGTVTPGLTRSLTDARSYANYLASRPAKWETDAVALMMRLSDEFDVHVHIVHVSSAEALPLIRDAKKRGLRITAETCPHYLVFFAEHIPDGATEYKCAPPIRERANNELLWETLKDGTLDLVSTDHSPAPPDIKETTSGDFMKAWGGIAGLQFLLPAFWTGAQQRGFSLEDVARLLCEQPADLVGLKTKGRIAVGCDADLVIWDPEASFVVKEIHHRHKLTPYLGMTLSGVVDRTVLGGMTIFTKGSFGQLIVAPLLMDCED; encoded by the coding sequence ATGGAAAGTGTAGCGATCCATAGCACCCGCGTGATCACCCCAACAGGTGTAATTGAAGCTACGGTCATCATCGCCAACGGCAAGATCTCCGAGGTCTTGAAAGGCCGTGTTGAGTCCAAGGGAATTCCGTTCGAAAGCGTCGGTGACAACGTTATCATGCCCGGTGTGATCGATGTACACGTCCACATCAACGAACCGGGACGCACCGAGTGGGAAGGCTTTGAAACTGCCACGAAAGCCGCAGCTGCTGGAGGCACCACAACTATGATCGAAATGCCCTTGAATGCTAGCCCGGTCACTACCACGGCAGCAGCACTGAAGGTGAAGCTTGAAGCCGCCAAGGGAAAGATGCACGTCAACTGCGGATTCTACGGCGGTGTGATTCCAAGCAACATCGATGACCTCGATGAATTGTTGAGTGCCGGTGTATTCGGCATCAAGGCATTTCTAACGCATTCCGGCATTGAGGAATTCCCGAATGTCACCGAAGCAGATCTACGGAGGGCACTGCCGATCTTAAAGAAACATGATGCGGTCTTGTTAGTGCATTGTGAGTTGGAGGACATACGATCCACCACGGGCACGGTCACTCCGGGCTTGACCCGGAGTCTCACCGATGCCCGCTCGTACGCCAACTACCTCGCCTCCCGCCCAGCCAAATGGGAAACCGATGCAGTCGCGCTAATGATGCGCCTCAGCGACGAGTTCGATGTTCATGTCCATATCGTACACGTTTCTTCCGCCGAAGCGTTGCCCTTGATCCGTGATGCGAAGAAGCGTGGTCTCCGAATAACCGCCGAAACTTGCCCGCATTACTTGGTTTTTTTTGCAGAACACATTCCTGATGGTGCCACAGAATACAAATGCGCCCCACCGATCCGCGAACGCGCGAACAACGAATTGCTTTGGGAAACACTGAAGGATGGAACGCTCGATCTCGTATCAACCGACCACAGCCCCGCACCGCCGGATATCAAAGAAACCACGAGTGGAGATTTCATGAAAGCGTGGGGTGGCATCGCAGGGCTGCAATTCTTATTGCCCGCATTCTGGACAGGAGCTCAACAACGCGGATTTTCATTAGAAGATGTTGCACGTTTGTTATGCGAACAACCTGCTGATCTCGTTGGTCTGAAGACCAAAGGTCGTATTGCAGTTGGCTGCGATGCAGACCTCGTTATTTGGGATCCCGAAGCGAGTTTTGTGGTGAAGGAGATCCATCACCGGCATAAGCTCACGCCGTATTTGGGGATGACGTTGAGTGGGGTGGTGGATCGGACGGTTCTGGGAGGAATGACGATTTTTACAAAAGGTAGTTTTGGTCAACTCATTGTCGCACCGCTTTTGATGGATTGCGAAGACTAA
- a CDS encoding SMI1/KNR4 family protein: MPFPVERRFIEDTERELGVQFPDAFKKKMMLMNGSEVSVASEVWQLFPFWDKSDSKRLSRTCNHIGLETKNAKSSLSFPAEAIAIATNGAGDHLVFIPTFPGSAKLAENLQVWLHETGKLIPTRSILK, from the coding sequence ATGCCTTTTCCTGTCGAAAGAAGATTCATTGAAGACACCGAACGAGAATTAGGAGTTCAGTTCCCTGACGCGTTCAAAAAGAAGATGATGTTGATGAACGGTAGCGAAGTAAGTGTGGCGAGCGAAGTTTGGCAACTCTTTCCTTTTTGGGACAAGTCTGACAGTAAGAGGTTGAGCAGAACCTGTAATCACATAGGCTTGGAAACGAAGAATGCAAAGAGTTCATTGAGCTTCCCAGCCGAGGCAATTGCAATTGCGACCAATGGCGCAGGTGACCATCTCGTATTCATTCCCACTTTTCCAGGTTCCGCCAAGCTCGCTGAGAATTTGCAAGTATGGTTGCATGAAACAGGAAAGCTCATTCCGACGAGATCAATTTTGAAATAG